One Spinacia oleracea cultivar Varoflay chromosome 4, BTI_SOV_V1, whole genome shotgun sequence DNA segment encodes these proteins:
- the LOC130471848 gene encoding altered inheritance of mitochondria protein 3-like: MSCALSCDYCGSFEHPSSYCYPFDQPMEQVNAFNNANNQRFDPYSNTYNPGWRHNPRFSWKDDQTQGQPSNFQRPPPPQSYQSQGSYQGQSSSSSQFQKPPPPQSFQNPPPGFQRPLLNAPPPQESNIETMLKTFMTQVNQKFHSMTTHNKMLETQIAQLSSSNASRVPGSLPPQGVSPGETHQANAIVIRSGKNIVNSTTKSPTQGESEPIDESEPIVDTTIYEEEVVVSEPMVVEVPKRVVPPYKPKLPFPSRFAGANLDD; this comes from the exons ATGTCTTGTGCTTTGTCTTGTGATTATTGTGGTTCATTTGAGCATCCCTCTTCATATTGCTATCCTTTCGACCAACCCATGGAACAAGTTAATGCTTTTAATAATGCAAACAACCAACGGTTTGATCCTTATTCCAACACCTATAACCCCGGTTGGAGGCACAACCCAAGGTTTAGTTGGAAGGATGATCAAACCCAAg GCCAACCTTCAAACTTCCAaagaccaccaccaccacaaagcTATCAAAGTCAAGGGAGCTACCAAGGTcaatcctcctcttcttctcAATTTCAAAAGCCACCTCCACCACAAAGCTTTCAAAATCCTCCTCCCGGTTTTCAAAGACCACTCCTCAATGCCCCACCTCCTCAAGAGTCAAATATTGAAACAATGTTGAAAACTTTCATGACTCAAGTCAACCAAAAGTTTCATTCCATGACCACCCATAATAAAATGCTTGAAACACAAATTGCGCAATTGTCATCCTCTAATGCTTCAAGAGTTCCCGGTTCTTTGCCTCCTCAAGGGGTAAGCCCCGGTGAGACCCATCAAGCTAATGCTATTGTGATAAGAAGTGGGAAAAACATTGTGAATTCAACTACTAAGAGTCCAACTCAAGGAGAGAGTGAGCCCATTGATGAGAGTGAGCCTATTGTTGATACCACCATATATGAGGAAGAGGTTGTGGTGAGTGAACCAATGGTTGTTGAAGTTCCAAAGAGAGTGGTCCCTCCTTACAAGCCCAAATTGCCTTTCCCATCTCGTTTTGCCGGAGCTAACCTTGATGATTAA